A DNA window from Guyparkeria halophila contains the following coding sequences:
- the def gene encoding peptide deformylase → MSLRDILIYPDDRLREIARPVDSFEPALAELVADMFETMYQESGIGLAATQIDEHRRLFVADVSEDRSGAMAFVNPEIVARAGEVESEEGCLSIPGINETIPRAERIRVRARDEKGKAIEQDLDGLLAICFQHELDHLDGRLFIDYLSPLKQQRIRKKMEKAARRERV, encoded by the coding sequence ATGAGTCTGCGAGACATCCTCATTTATCCCGACGATCGCCTGCGCGAGATTGCCCGCCCGGTCGATTCCTTCGAGCCCGCGCTGGCCGAACTGGTCGCCGACATGTTCGAGACCATGTACCAGGAGAGCGGCATCGGCCTGGCTGCCACCCAGATTGACGAGCACCGGCGGCTGTTCGTCGCCGACGTGAGTGAGGATCGCAGCGGGGCCATGGCGTTCGTCAATCCCGAGATCGTGGCGCGCGCCGGGGAGGTCGAATCCGAAGAGGGCTGCCTGTCGATCCCGGGGATCAACGAGACCATCCCGCGCGCCGAACGCATTCGCGTGCGTGCCCGCGACGAGAAGGGCAAGGCCATCGAGCAGGATCTCGACGGGCTGCTGGCCATCTGCTTCCAGCACGAACTCGACCACCTGGACGGCCGGTTGTTCATCGACTACCTCTCGCCGCTCAAGCAGCAACGCATCCGCAAGAAGATGGAAAAGGCCGCGCGCCGGGAGCGTGTATGA
- a CDS encoding sensor histidine kinase, with the protein MTRLGRRMQRWVRRAIPPISAMVIVLLLVLLYLVSDSLRAVEQPEGLFLTLLGVSAVGLLFLAIVVLWHIVRLIRDYRRGTPGSRLTARLVVTFVALSVVPVAIVFYFSLTFVQRGIDSWFDVQVEQAMTDALSLSQMSFDGRMRQALEQTRRAASELQDGGSELIALELSQMRRTTGAEEMTILGQRNLIVASSSEDATSIVPARADETALAHARSGRDFIGLDPGGDGNLQIRVVVPMEAGLTSEGGKRVLQALFDVPDEANELSKSVQDAFNNYRELVYLHSSLKQTFTLALTLALLLSLLTAVWLAFLAARKLLSPIRELAAGTHAVAEGDYSLRLPVDRRDDLGQLVQSFNTMTARVRRAHEVMRELQELADKERDYLDTVIQHLSSGVLTLSFDGRIISGNSAAQQILGVASDELFEGSLQAVCREHASLLPLCEAFLDRLGAAGPPPGETVEAQVRIMNGSGRKVLLARLAALPPDGDVDAGGYVMVLEDVTALIQAQRDAAWSEVARRLAHEIKNPLTPIGLSAERLRRRILPQLDEGHAPILDRATATIIAQVDAMKHMVNEFADYARSPQVSFERLDLQALAGQTVELYRGNTAVKVRYLPEVDEPVWVEGDGNRLRQLLHNLIRNASQALNERGAVAGEPIVLLDLRVIGEQGHCLAELTVADNGPGFPAEMLDRLFEPYATTRPKGSGLGLAIVKKIVEEHAGAVHAWNAFEQPENDDTEAGRRLANHGARVTIRLPLESGRCEARGNRRREDAPIEKGRHEGDHVDKGRQGGPHGETGIS; encoded by the coding sequence ATGACGCGTCTGGGCCGCCGCATGCAACGCTGGGTGAGGCGCGCCATCCCGCCGATCAGCGCGATGGTCATCGTGCTGTTGCTGGTGCTGCTGTATCTCGTTTCCGACTCGCTGCGTGCCGTCGAGCAGCCCGAGGGGCTGTTCCTGACCCTCCTGGGCGTCAGCGCGGTGGGGCTGCTGTTCCTCGCCATCGTGGTGCTCTGGCATATCGTCCGGCTGATCCGCGATTATCGCCGTGGCACGCCCGGCTCCCGCTTGACTGCGCGCCTGGTCGTGACCTTCGTCGCGTTGTCGGTGGTGCCGGTGGCGATCGTCTTCTACTTCTCGCTCACCTTCGTGCAGCGCGGCATCGATTCCTGGTTCGACGTGCAGGTCGAGCAGGCGATGACCGATGCCCTCTCCCTGTCGCAGATGTCCTTCGATGGCCGCATGCGCCAGGCACTGGAGCAGACTCGCCGTGCCGCCAGCGAGTTGCAGGACGGCGGCTCGGAGCTGATCGCGCTGGAGCTCTCGCAGATGCGGCGCACGACCGGGGCCGAGGAAATGACCATCCTCGGTCAGCGCAACCTGATCGTCGCCTCCTCCTCCGAGGATGCCACCAGTATCGTGCCGGCGCGTGCCGACGAGACCGCACTGGCACATGCCCGCTCCGGGCGGGATTTCATCGGGCTGGATCCCGGTGGCGACGGCAACCTGCAGATCCGCGTGGTGGTGCCGATGGAGGCCGGGCTCACCAGCGAGGGCGGCAAGCGCGTCCTGCAGGCGCTGTTCGACGTGCCCGATGAGGCCAACGAGCTTTCCAAGAGCGTTCAGGATGCCTTCAACAACTACCGCGAGCTGGTCTACCTGCACAGCTCGCTCAAGCAGACCTTCACCCTGGCCCTGACCCTGGCGCTGTTGTTGTCCCTGCTGACGGCGGTCTGGCTGGCCTTCCTGGCCGCGCGCAAACTTCTCAGTCCGATCCGCGAACTGGCCGCCGGCACCCACGCGGTGGCCGAGGGCGACTACAGCCTGCGCCTGCCGGTCGACCGGCGTGACGACCTGGGTCAGCTGGTCCAGTCGTTCAATACCATGACGGCCCGGGTACGGCGCGCCCACGAGGTGATGCGTGAGCTCCAGGAGCTGGCCGACAAGGAGCGCGACTACCTGGACACCGTGATCCAGCACCTGTCCTCGGGCGTGCTGACACTGTCCTTCGACGGGCGCATCATCAGCGGCAACTCGGCGGCGCAGCAGATCCTGGGGGTGGCGTCGGACGAGCTGTTCGAGGGCTCGCTGCAGGCGGTCTGTCGCGAGCACGCCAGCCTGTTGCCACTGTGCGAGGCGTTCCTCGATAGGCTGGGCGCGGCCGGGCCGCCGCCGGGCGAGACGGTCGAGGCCCAGGTGCGCATCATGAACGGCAGTGGCCGCAAGGTGCTGCTCGCCAGGCTCGCGGCCTTGCCCCCGGACGGCGATGTGGACGCCGGCGGCTACGTGATGGTGCTCGAGGACGTCACCGCGCTGATCCAGGCGCAGCGGGATGCGGCCTGGTCGGAAGTGGCGCGTCGCCTGGCGCACGAGATCAAGAACCCGCTCACCCCCATCGGCCTGTCGGCCGAGCGGCTGCGCCGGCGTATCCTGCCGCAGCTCGACGAAGGGCATGCCCCGATCCTTGACCGGGCCACCGCCACGATCATCGCTCAGGTCGACGCCATGAAGCACATGGTCAACGAGTTCGCCGATTACGCGCGCAGCCCGCAGGTGAGCTTCGAGCGGCTCGACTTGCAGGCCCTGGCCGGCCAGACCGTCGAGCTCTACCGCGGCAACACGGCCGTCAAGGTCCGTTACCTGCCGGAGGTCGACGAGCCGGTCTGGGTCGAGGGCGATGGCAACCGGCTGCGCCAATTGCTGCACAACCTGATTCGCAACGCCAGCCAGGCGCTGAATGAACGCGGCGCGGTGGCGGGCGAGCCGATCGTGTTGCTCGACCTGCGGGTGATCGGTGAACAGGGGCATTGCCTGGCCGAGCTGACGGTGGCCGACAACGGCCCCGGTTTCCCGGCAGAGATGCTCGATCGCCTGTTCGAGCCCTACGCTACCACCCGGCCCAAGGGCTCGGGCCTGGGGCTGGCGATCGTCAAGAAGATCGTCGAGGAGCATGCCGGGGCCGTGCATGCCTGGAACGCGTTCGAGCAGCCGGAGAACGACGACACCGAGGCGGGCCGGCGGCTTGCCAATCACGGTGCACGCGTTACGATTCGCCTACCCTTGGAATCGGGGCGCTGCGAGGCGCGCGGCAATCGCCGCCGGGAAGACGCCCCCATCGAAAAGGGCCGCCACGAGGGCGACCACGTCGATAAGGGTCGCCAAGGTGGCCCCCACGGAGAAACGGGAATTTCCTGA
- the fmt gene encoding methionyl-tRNA formyltransferase, protein MSLRVVYCGTPDFAVPALEALARLNEIGGEKVELVAAYTQPDRPAGRGKKLTAPPVKQAALELGLPVEQPLNLKDDSAQARLAEHRPDLLVVAAYGLILPPAVLEMPRLGAINIHASLLPRWRGAAPINRAIEAGDTETGITIMQMEAGLDTGPMWFKRIEPIHPDDTAATLHDRLAPLGAQALIEALPAIIRGEGAPEPQDDTQACYAAKLAKPEAKVDWREPADLIERRVRAFNPWPVAQTTLAGEPLRLWGARVVEGREGAAAGEVIELTADGLVVQTGSGGLELTRVQRAGGRPVAAADFARGRDLLGVRLGG, encoded by the coding sequence ATGAGCCTGCGCGTGGTCTACTGCGGCACGCCCGATTTTGCCGTGCCGGCACTCGAGGCGCTGGCGCGCCTCAACGAGATCGGCGGCGAGAAGGTCGAACTGGTCGCCGCCTACACCCAGCCCGACCGCCCGGCCGGGCGGGGCAAGAAACTTACCGCCCCGCCGGTCAAGCAGGCCGCCCTCGAGCTGGGCTTGCCGGTGGAGCAGCCGCTCAACCTGAAGGACGACTCGGCCCAGGCACGGCTGGCCGAGCATCGCCCCGACCTGCTGGTCGTCGCCGCCTACGGATTGATCCTGCCGCCCGCCGTGCTCGAGATGCCGCGTCTGGGCGCGATCAACATCCATGCGTCATTGCTGCCGCGCTGGCGCGGGGCCGCGCCGATCAACCGCGCCATCGAGGCGGGCGACACCGAGACCGGCATCACCATCATGCAGATGGAGGCCGGGCTGGATACCGGCCCGATGTGGTTCAAGCGGATCGAGCCGATCCATCCCGACGATACCGCCGCCACCCTGCACGATCGGCTCGCGCCACTCGGTGCCCAGGCGCTGATCGAGGCGCTGCCGGCCATCATCCGTGGCGAGGGGGCGCCCGAGCCTCAGGACGATACGCAGGCCTGCTATGCCGCCAAGCTCGCCAAGCCCGAGGCAAAGGTCGACTGGCGCGAGCCGGCGGACCTGATCGAGCGGCGCGTGCGCGCCTTCAATCCCTGGCCCGTCGCCCAGACCACGCTGGCCGGCGAGCCATTGCGCCTCTGGGGCGCCCGAGTGGTCGAGGGCCGCGAGGGGGCGGCCGCCGGCGAGGTGATCGAGCTGACCGCCGACGGCCTCGTGGTGCAGACGGGCAGCGGTGGTCTGGAGTTGACCCGCGTGCAGCGCGCCGGCGGCCGGCCGGTGGCAGCCGCCGACTTCGCCCGCGGTCGAGATCTGCTGGGGGTGCGGCTTGGCGGATAA
- a CDS encoding DUF4390 domain-containing protein — protein MSRPGWLLLMLVVGLGGSTGLHADARVIDVHAEVREESVFLDANLELSLGHEVIEALRNSIAVNLIVEAEIAEPREWLWDRRLLTDRRRLRLEYHALSRTWMVTDFHARETHTFSELAGAVESLSRVRAWRLGPWAALADKPRLLGKLRVTLDVNKLPLPLRVPALFEDAWDLDSDWFLWGLSEVRR, from the coding sequence GTGTCACGTCCCGGTTGGTTGCTCCTGATGCTCGTGGTCGGGCTCGGCGGCTCGACCGGGCTGCACGCGGATGCCCGGGTGATCGACGTGCACGCCGAGGTGCGCGAGGAGTCGGTGTTCCTCGATGCCAACCTCGAACTGTCCTTGGGCCACGAGGTAATCGAGGCGCTGCGCAACTCGATTGCCGTGAACCTGATCGTCGAGGCAGAGATCGCCGAGCCGCGCGAATGGCTCTGGGATCGGCGCCTGCTGACCGATCGGCGCCGACTGCGTCTGGAGTATCACGCGCTGTCCCGTACCTGGATGGTTACCGATTTCCATGCCCGCGAGACGCACACCTTCTCCGAGCTGGCCGGCGCGGTCGAGTCGCTCTCGCGCGTGCGGGCGTGGCGGCTGGGACCATGGGCGGCGCTGGCCGACAAGCCGCGTCTGCTGGGCAAGCTGCGCGTGACGCTGGACGTGAACAAGCTGCCACTGCCACTGCGTGTCCCGGCCCTGTTCGAGGACGCCTGGGACCTGGACAGCGACTGGTTCCTGTGGGGGCTGTCTGAGGTGAGGCGATGA
- a CDS encoding LysM peptidoglycan-binding domain-containing protein: MRSTKGLPLAPALALALAGLVPLTGSLTGCALTEDDVVNPREPMSADALPLGAERGPVKRQLSAEETRDQFRDLSAEDYVVKEGDTLWSIANHFLKDPYYWPEIWYANPEIANPHRIYPGDRIQIVFVGDRPRLAVGLRPHIRYESLPPLVAAVPLDLVRPFLTHDQVMTEDEFEAAPYILANREGSIHASSGDTAYVRPPLDGSQQRFAVVEQGKALVDGRTGEHLGYRAIFKGEANVVEIDDPTTVELEDTVREVDEGDRLVEMTDEAFDRDVTPQIPAFPIDATIILLPDAITQVGSQQVIVIDRGMESGVTAGDLLQISKRGRVVEDRFAERDAGEDGREATRGPAVLLPDHPIGTAMVFRAYDRVSYALVIKATQPVHEGDLAQTPVQESRL; the protein is encoded by the coding sequence ATGAGATCGACCAAAGGACTCCCCCTGGCACCAGCCCTGGCACTCGCGCTCGCGGGCCTCGTGCCGCTGACCGGCAGCCTCACCGGCTGCGCACTGACCGAAGACGACGTGGTCAACCCGCGCGAACCCATGTCGGCCGATGCCCTGCCGCTGGGCGCCGAGCGCGGCCCGGTCAAGCGGCAGCTGAGCGCCGAGGAAACCCGCGACCAGTTCCGTGACCTGTCCGCCGAGGACTACGTGGTCAAGGAAGGCGACACCCTCTGGTCGATCGCCAACCACTTCCTCAAGGATCCCTACTACTGGCCCGAGATCTGGTACGCGAACCCCGAGATTGCCAATCCGCACCGCATCTACCCGGGCGACCGGATCCAGATCGTCTTTGTCGGTGATCGCCCGCGGCTGGCCGTCGGCCTGCGCCCGCACATCCGCTACGAATCGCTGCCGCCGCTGGTCGCCGCCGTGCCGCTCGACCTGGTGCGTCCGTTCCTGACCCACGACCAGGTGATGACCGAGGACGAGTTCGAGGCCGCCCCCTACATCCTCGCCAACCGTGAAGGCTCGATTCACGCCAGCAGCGGTGACACCGCCTACGTCCGCCCGCCGCTCGACGGCTCGCAGCAGCGCTTTGCCGTCGTCGAGCAGGGCAAGGCACTGGTCGACGGCCGCACCGGCGAACACCTCGGCTACCGCGCCATCTTCAAGGGCGAGGCCAACGTGGTCGAGATCGACGATCCGACCACCGTCGAACTCGAAGATACCGTGCGCGAAGTCGACGAAGGCGACCGACTGGTCGAGATGACCGACGAGGCCTTCGATCGCGACGTCACCCCCCAGATCCCGGCCTTCCCGATCGACGCGACCATCATCCTGCTGCCGGACGCCATCACCCAGGTGGGCAGCCAGCAGGTGATCGTGATCGACCGCGGCATGGAGTCGGGCGTGACGGCCGGCGACCTGCTGCAGATCAGCAAGCGCGGGCGCGTGGTCGAGGACCGCTTCGCCGAGCGTGATGCCGGCGAGGATGGCCGCGAGGCCACTCGTGGCCCGGCCGTGCTGCTGCCGGATCACCCGATCGGCACCGCCATGGTCTTCCGCGCCTATGACCGCGTCAGCTACGCGCTGGTCATCAAGGCCACCCAGCCGGTCCACGAGGGCGACCTGGCCCAGACCCCGGTCCAGGAAAGTCGCCTCTAA
- the dprA gene encoding DNA-processing protein DprA produces MGPKRLALLLAHFGTPRDALDSPRGEWRRAGLPEGVVQARPDAEKVAAITDWLAADATHHLVARGDPHFPAALDDLPDAPAALFVRGRLTALTEPQVAMVGSRTPTTGGRQNARAFARHLAGQGLVITSGLALGVDGEAHRGALEAEGITIAVLGSGIDRIYPPEHASLADEIVAGGGVILSEWLPGTEPRRGHFPRRNRLISGLASGVLVVEASVKSGSLITARLAGEQGRDVLAIPGSIHNPLARGCHRLIREGAKLVETGQDVLEELAPTLRRQLEATAAAMNPTATTATDEASEGATPARDPDQQRVLDLLGHDPQPADTLIEASGLTAGEVSSILLMLELAGDVSTLPGGLYVRTS; encoded by the coding sequence ATGGGTCCCAAGCGGCTCGCTCTGCTGCTGGCCCACTTCGGCACGCCAAGGGATGCCCTCGACAGCCCGCGCGGTGAATGGCGTCGCGCCGGACTGCCCGAGGGCGTCGTCCAGGCGCGCCCCGATGCCGAGAAGGTCGCGGCAATCACCGACTGGCTGGCCGCCGACGCGACCCATCACCTGGTTGCCCGCGGCGACCCGCATTTCCCCGCTGCCCTCGACGATCTCCCCGATGCCCCCGCCGCACTCTTTGTCCGCGGTCGCCTCACCGCGCTCACCGAGCCGCAGGTCGCGATGGTCGGTTCGCGCACGCCCACCACCGGCGGGCGGCAGAACGCCCGTGCCTTTGCCCGGCATCTGGCCGGCCAGGGGCTGGTGATCACCAGCGGGCTGGCCCTGGGCGTGGACGGCGAGGCCCATCGCGGCGCGCTGGAAGCCGAGGGGATCACCATCGCCGTGCTCGGCTCGGGCATCGACCGCATCTACCCGCCCGAGCACGCATCCCTGGCCGACGAGATCGTCGCCGGCGGCGGGGTGATCCTGTCCGAATGGCTGCCGGGCACCGAACCACGCCGCGGGCACTTCCCGCGCCGCAACCGCCTGATCAGCGGACTGGCCAGCGGAGTGCTGGTGGTCGAGGCCTCGGTCAAGAGCGGCTCGCTGATCACCGCCCGCCTGGCCGGCGAGCAGGGGCGCGACGTGCTCGCCATCCCCGGCTCGATCCACAACCCGCTGGCCCGTGGATGCCACCGCCTGATACGCGAGGGCGCCAAGCTGGTGGAGACCGGCCAGGACGTGCTCGAGGAACTGGCCCCCACCCTGCGCCGCCAACTGGAAGCCACGGCCGCCGCCATGAACCCGACCGCTACCACCGCTACCGACGAGGCGAGCGAAGGGGCCACCCCGGCGCGCGATCCGGACCAGCAGCGCGTCCTCGACCTGCTCGGCCATGACCCGCAGCCGGCCGACACCCTGATCGAGGCGAGCGGATTGACCGCCGGTGAGGTTTCCTCCATCCTCCTCATGCTTGAACTGGCGGGAGATGTATCCACCCTGCCCGGCGGTCTATACGTCCGCACGAGCTAG
- a CDS encoding DUF494 family protein: MKETVLDLLMFLFENYMEDEDRFPPQNERAGLQMKLLEAGFDHDEIEHAFAWLEGVLEQGSESGPERDQAFRVYSDDEQMMLDVDARGFLMQLEQIGVLSPSARETVIERAMALGEDEIDVERLKWIVLLVLFAKPGEEQAFAWMEDLVFDDAAVLH; encoded by the coding sequence ATGAAAGAGACCGTTCTCGACCTGTTGATGTTCCTCTTCGAGAATTACATGGAAGACGAGGACCGCTTCCCCCCGCAAAACGAGCGCGCCGGCCTGCAGATGAAGCTGCTCGAGGCCGGCTTCGACCACGACGAGATCGAACATGCCTTCGCCTGGCTCGAGGGCGTACTGGAACAGGGCAGCGAGTCCGGCCCCGAGCGCGACCAGGCCTTCCGGGTCTACAGTGACGACGAGCAGATGATGCTCGACGTCGACGCTCGCGGCTTTCTGATGCAACTCGAACAGATCGGCGTGCTCTCGCCCTCGGCCCGCGAGACGGTGATCGAGCGCGCCATGGCGCTGGGCGAGGATGAAATCGACGTCGAGCGTCTCAAGTGGATCGTCCTGCTGGTCCTGTTCGCCAAACCCGGCGAGGAACAGGCCTTTGCCTGGATGGAAGACCTCGTCTTCGACGACGCCGCCGTCCTGCACTGA
- the rsmB gene encoding 16S rRNA (cytosine(967)-C(5))-methyltransferase RsmB: MADNPQADRQSRRRPDGQRGRPRRRPAGADHGGPPRSPEALVAEGLLQVVDHGRSLDSVLPELTARAQTAHRSVVQAMSYEVLRHYEPLAWWRDQLLDRPLNPRAAEVGMLLLVGLERLTGSKREPSRVVNAAVHAARELNHNWATGLVNAVLRRAVRQIEAGETPFDNAPPAVRARLPDWLFGMLANDWGEERTIALGEQLATHPPMTLRVNAAEQSVSAYLERLAEQSIEASATRHAPHGVALATPLDVERLPGFHQGEVSVQDEAAQLVVDLMDLSPGLRVLDACCAPGGKTLAMLDAQPAVQMTAVDIDVTRLARVQDNLERSGRYAELVCADLTSQSIEPPASFDRILADVPCSATGVIRRHPDIKRLRRPEDLDALVRRQREILERLWALLRPGGRLVYATCSILKRENDKQVESFLRDHPDAVAVPLDVDWGEPQVVGRQLFPQVDGHDGFYYAVLEKPVANG, encoded by the coding sequence TTGGCGGATAACCCACAGGCCGATCGCCAGTCCAGGCGCCGCCCCGACGGCCAGCGGGGGCGTCCGCGTCGCCGCCCCGCTGGTGCCGATCACGGCGGGCCGCCGCGCTCGCCCGAGGCCCTGGTCGCCGAAGGGTTGCTGCAGGTGGTCGATCACGGCCGTTCCCTCGATAGCGTGCTGCCCGAGCTGACCGCGCGCGCCCAGACCGCGCACCGCAGCGTGGTCCAGGCGATGAGCTACGAGGTGTTGCGCCACTACGAACCGTTGGCCTGGTGGCGCGACCAGCTGCTCGACCGGCCGCTCAATCCCCGCGCCGCCGAGGTGGGCATGCTGCTGCTGGTCGGCCTCGAGCGCCTGACCGGCTCCAAGCGCGAGCCCTCGCGCGTGGTCAATGCCGCCGTGCATGCCGCCCGCGAACTCAATCACAACTGGGCCACCGGACTGGTCAACGCGGTACTGCGGCGCGCGGTACGTCAGATCGAGGCCGGTGAGACGCCATTCGACAACGCGCCGCCGGCGGTACGGGCCCGTCTCCCGGACTGGCTGTTCGGCATGCTGGCGAACGACTGGGGCGAGGAACGCACCATCGCACTGGGCGAGCAGCTGGCCACCCACCCGCCCATGACGCTGCGGGTGAATGCCGCCGAACAGAGCGTGTCGGCCTATCTCGAACGTCTGGCCGAGCAATCGATCGAGGCCAGCGCCACGCGCCACGCGCCGCATGGGGTGGCCCTGGCCACGCCGCTGGATGTCGAGCGACTGCCGGGCTTTCATCAGGGCGAGGTGTCCGTGCAGGACGAGGCGGCCCAGTTGGTGGTCGACCTGATGGACCTGTCACCGGGCTTGCGCGTGCTGGATGCCTGCTGCGCCCCGGGTGGCAAGACGTTGGCTATGCTCGATGCCCAGCCGGCCGTGCAGATGACCGCGGTGGATATCGACGTCACCCGGCTGGCGCGGGTGCAGGACAATCTCGAACGCTCCGGGCGCTACGCCGAGCTGGTCTGCGCCGATCTGACGTCGCAGTCGATCGAGCCGCCGGCGAGCTTCGACCGCATTCTCGCCGACGTGCCCTGTTCGGCCACCGGCGTGATCCGGCGCCACCCGGACATCAAGCGGCTGCGTCGCCCCGAGGATCTCGACGCCCTGGTGCGTCGACAGCGCGAGATCCTCGAGCGGCTGTGGGCGCTGCTGCGCCCGGGCGGGCGCCTGGTCTACGCGACCTGCTCTATCCTCAAGCGCGAGAATGACAAGCAGGTCGAGTCGTTCCTGCGCGATCACCCGGATGCGGTGGCGGTGCCGCTGGATGTCGACTGGGGCGAGCCGCAGGTGGTCGGTCGGCAGCTGTTCCCGCAGGTCGATGGCCACGACGGGTTTTATTACGCGGTATTGGAAAAGCCGGTGGCCAACGGATGA